DNA from Leptospira mayottensis 200901116:
TTCTAGAAACAAGGGAACAGGACTAAATTCTGGATTGTAGCAAAAAAGGGATACAAAATCCTAAAACCAAGATCTGCTGAAAGAAAAAAGATCACCTAAAATTCAAGTCTAAAGAAAGAACGATGACAATCGACGAAATTAAAAATAAGATAGAATCCGGTCTTCCCGATTCCAAGGTAACAATCTTAGATCCTTATCGGGACGGAGTGCATATCAAAGCAGTTGTGATTTACAAAGGATTCGAAGGAAAATCTATTTTAGAACAACATAGAATGGTCTATGAAACTCTGAAAGAGGAACTAAAACAAGAAGTGCACGCATTAGCGCTAGAAACAAGGATACAAGAATGAACGAAGAAGTAAAACAAAAGATAAATGATTTGATAGGAACTAGTAAGGTCTTTCTCTTTATGAAAGGAACTCCGGAAGCACCTATGTGCGGCTTTTCCGCAGGTGTGTCTAACGTTTTAAGAAGTTTAGGAATCTCGTTCGGATCCTTTAACGTTCTTTCGGACGAAACGATGCGCCAAGGAATCAAAGACTACGCAAACTGGCCAACCATTCCACAACTTTATATCGACGGGGAATTCATCGGCGGTCACGATATCGTAGTAGAAATGGCAAAGTCCGGAGATCTCCAGAAAAAAGTGGGAATCTTAAACTCATGATGAAGTTGTATCAGTTTCAATCGTGCCCTTACTGCGCTTACGTAAGAAGCGAGTTTCAAAATATGGGACTCGTCGCAGGAAAGGACTACGAACTCGTGGAAGCCAGCCGGGGAACACCCGGCAGAAAAGAAGTAGTGAAACTCGGAGGACAGAACCAAGTTCCCTTTCTGGTCGACGATGATATTAAGATGTACGAATCGAGAGAAATCGTAAAATACACAAAATTAAAAAAGAAGACTTCCTAAAAACCGAGTAAGTCTAAAATTTTATTTCCAACGTCCCTATTTTTGCCTTCGTAAGGATAGTTGTGAATATATAAAACGGGATTGAAGTTCAACTCCAAAATTCGATAATCTTCCTGCTTTTCCAAATCTTTTAGGATTATATCTACGCCGCAAATTTTTGCACCGACCAACTGCGCGGCTTTGACTGCCAGCTCCTTATAAAACGAATGGGCCAAATCCGTCACGTCAATTGAATCTCCTCCAGTGCTGATATTCGAATTCTTTCTTAAAAAGACTTTTTGATCCTTGGAAGGGATAGAATCTTTCGTAAAACCGGATTGTTGCAGCACGTCTAGTTCCGTATCACCCAATTGAATTTTTTCCAATGGGGTCACATGTCCTACTCCCCGCCTTTTATCCTCGTTTTTTAAAGCAACAAGCCCTTCGATTGTATGAATTCCATCACCAGTTACGTTAGCCGGAACTCGATTACAAACTGCAACGGTTTCCGTGCCAATCACCAAAAAACGGTATTCATTTCCTTCTGCAAATTCCTCCACAATTACCGATTCAGAATGATTGAATGCGATCTTAATCGCTTTCTTTGCGTCTTCCTCGGAAGCATGCGGAGTCAAAATCGTGATCCCGATTCCAAAATTGGTGGTCACTGGTTTTACAACTATTTTTCGATCAGAATTTCTCCTCCAGAATACTAAAGCCGATTCCAGATCCCCGAAACTATCTCCCTCAGGAACCAAAAGTCCCGACTCGTGCATTACAATTTTTGAAATCGTTTTGTTTTCCATTATGAGAAAAGACATATAGGAATCTAAAGCGGTTTTAGAGGCTTCCTTTATGTATTGAACGAATCCATTTGAGTTTTTAAGTCTTAAAAAATGATTCTTACGATCCAAAACCTCCACTTCCAAGCCCCGATTAAGAGCATCCCGAATCACAATCTGCGTGGAAATTTCCAGGTCCTCAAATCCTTTCAAAGTAAATATTTCCGGGGTAAAAAATTCACCCGGTTTTAGTTTCAATGATTGCATAGTTTAACAGTAGGATATTGGGATTGGATTTCTTCTTTTTCCAATTGTTCTTTTTCTTGAAAGGAACGAACCACTTCCTTTTCTATCTTCATCAAAGTTCCAGGAGAATATTCCAAATAAGAAAGGGCACGTCGATTTTCACGGGCGAGTTCTATTCCCTTATCTCTGAATTCAATATCACGTTTTAGAATTTCGGAAAGTAATTTTCCGGAAGGAGTCTTATCCGGATTCTTCCATTTTTTAATCTGAAAATCGATCGATTCCTGATACATACGTCTTTTAGTATGAAGATCCAAAATTTTTGCGTAGTGTCTCAAAGACTCCGAATATTCCGCTCCGGCTACTTGAAAGTTTTTCTTGGTTCCGTTCGAATTGATTTCCAATTCCGGATTTCTTCCTTCCCAAATCACGGAATCCAAATTTTCCTTTAAGATCGTATTCTCTTCTTCGGAAATCAAAGGAGAAGGACTAAGCAAAGAATCCAAAAGAATCAACTGGGTAAAGGCGAGATTAAGCCTACAAACTCCCACAGGGGAATAAGGATCGATGTCTAAAGAACGAATCTCTATGTATTCGATTCCTCTTCGAAGAAGAGCATCTAGCGGTCTTTCATCTTCCTTGGGAACCTGTTTCGGACGAATCGGAGAATAAAATTCGTTTTCAATCTGAAGATAATTCGGATTGAGTTGGGCGTCCGCATTTTGAGAAAAAGAAACATAATTAGGACACGGGGTATGAACCGCATAACACATCCGTTCTGCATATTCTTCCAAAGAATTATAATGGATTCCTAATGTATCCTGAACCCTACTCGTATATCCGATCTCGCTCATCCTGAGAGAAGTGGCATAAGGAGAATATAACGTAAAATTCTTATGTTTTTCGAATTTGAGATTTCCCGGATTCGGCAAAAAAGTGGAATCAAAAACGGCGGAAGATCCAGTGAGATACGTTAAATAATGAACCCTTCTCATAAAATTTCGAATCACATGCAGATAAAGAGAAGAGATTTCCTCTTTCGTAAAGTTCGAAATTTCTTTTCCTAAAAATTGACGAAGGAAAACTTTCGAGAAAGAAAAGTTATAGTGAACTCCGGAAATGGTCTGCATTCTCCTTCCGTAACGAAGACCCAATCCGTGACGATAGACCGTTTTCCATCTTCCGGAGTGGGAAGTCCCGTATTGTCCGAGAGGAATTTCGTTTTCATCTTTCGGTAGAATCGGAGGCATACTAAAAGGCCATATAAGTTCGTTGTCCAATTGACGAAACGTATATATATGCAAATCTTGTAATTCACGAATATTCGCTTCAATCTTAGGACGAGGATGGGTTGCGTATTCAAGTTGAGGCTCCGCAAAATCGGTCTTGATATAGTGATTGGTTAAGCTCGAACCCAAATGCGCTGGATGCGGGGTTTTCGCGAGCATTCCATCGGGCCCTACCCTCATACTTTCTTTTTCCAAGCCGTGTTTCGCCTTTACGGCATGTCTCAAAAGAATTTCAAGGGATACTTCTTCTATCTTCGATTGAGTGAGTTCCTTAGTTTTCAAAGTCCGCCGGTGGCCCCTTCCCCACGTGGATCGGAAGCTCCATAGAGCATTCCGTTCTCTCTTTTGACCGAGAACAGTTTCGCAAAGTTCGGAGCAATTCGGATATCGTGCTTTTTCGACGAAAGGCCATCGAATACGTTTCTTTCATTCACAGATTTTTCGATAAACACGGCGTCCGGAAAAAGCTGATGATGAATTCTTCCCCTTGCGACGGATTCATACAAGGTTAAATTGAAATCCAAATTGTAGACAAGAGATTGTAAAACCGCGTTGACGATGTAAGCTCCTCCCGGTGCCCCAGTGGTTAAAAAGGATTCCTTTCCCTTAAAAACGATGGTCGGAGACATACTGCTCAGAGGAGTCTTTTTAGGAAGAATAGAATTCGCCTCCGCACCGATCAAACCGTATACGTTTGGCTCTCCGGGAACCCTGCTAAAATCATCCATTGTATCGTTCAAAACAATTCCAGTTCCGGGAGCCATAACTGAGGCCCCGAAACGAA
Protein-coding regions in this window:
- a CDS encoding BolA/IbaG family iron-sulfur metabolism protein; its protein translation is MTIDEIKNKIESGLPDSKVTILDPYRDGVHIKAVVIYKGFEGKSILEQHRMVYETLKEELKQEVHALALETRIQE
- the grxD gene encoding Grx4 family monothiol glutaredoxin gives rise to the protein MNEEVKQKINDLIGTSKVFLFMKGTPEAPMCGFSAGVSNVLRSLGISFGSFNVLSDETMRQGIKDYANWPTIPQLYIDGEFIGGHDIVVEMAKSGDLQKKVGILNS
- a CDS encoding glutathione S-transferase N-terminal domain-containing protein; amino-acid sequence: MKLYQFQSCPYCAYVRSEFQNMGLVAGKDYELVEASRGTPGRKEVVKLGGQNQVPFLVDDDIKMYESREIVKYTKLKKKTS
- the gshAB gene encoding bifunctional glutamate--cysteine ligase GshA/glutathione synthetase GshB is translated as MQSLKLKPGEFFTPEIFTLKGFEDLEISTQIVIRDALNRGLEVEVLDRKNHFLRLKNSNGFVQYIKEASKTALDSYMSFLIMENKTISKIVMHESGLLVPEGDSFGDLESALVFWRRNSDRKIVVKPVTTNFGIGITILTPHASEEDAKKAIKIAFNHSESVIVEEFAEGNEYRFLVIGTETVAVCNRVPANVTGDGIHTIEGLVALKNEDKRRGVGHVTPLEKIQLGDTELDVLQQSGFTKDSIPSKDQKVFLRKNSNISTGGDSIDVTDLAHSFYKELAVKAAQLVGAKICGVDIILKDLEKQEDYRILELNFNPVLYIHNYPYEGKNRDVGNKILDLLGF
- the gshA gene encoding glutamate--cysteine ligase is translated as MKTKELTQSKIEEVSLEILLRHAVKAKHGLEKESMRVGPDGMLAKTPHPAHLGSSLTNHYIKTDFAEPQLEYATHPRPKIEANIRELQDLHIYTFRQLDNELIWPFSMPPILPKDENEIPLGQYGTSHSGRWKTVYRHGLGLRYGRRMQTISGVHYNFSFSKVFLRQFLGKEISNFTKEEISSLYLHVIRNFMRRVHYLTYLTGSSAVFDSTFLPNPGNLKFEKHKNFTLYSPYATSLRMSEIGYTSRVQDTLGIHYNSLEEYAERMCYAVHTPCPNYVSFSQNADAQLNPNYLQIENEFYSPIRPKQVPKEDERPLDALLRRGIEYIEIRSLDIDPYSPVGVCRLNLAFTQLILLDSLLSPSPLISEEENTILKENLDSVIWEGRNPELEINSNGTKKNFQVAGAEYSESLRHYAKILDLHTKRRMYQESIDFQIKKWKNPDKTPSGKLLSEILKRDIEFRDKGIELARENRRALSYLEYSPGTLMKIEKEVVRSFQEKEQLEKEEIQSQYPTVKLCNH